A genomic stretch from Microplitis mediator isolate UGA2020A chromosome 10, iyMicMedi2.1, whole genome shotgun sequence includes:
- the LOC130676780 gene encoding spastin isoform X1, which translates to MSYSDGGRSIRKSGSKSPKKLRVTKLENSDKATTTISYGNHHHHHHHHHRHRHNLIDGPQPSIHKRNLYVVSFPLILVFNVLRTLLYQLFVVFKYLYASTNHLIRRTKANKGQCQFEIIVRPETNDLLAVSSDKDSSVMSQIARRPGPGPGDPLLAKQKHHHRRAFEFISKALKIDEENEGHKEMAIELYKKGIGELEKGVAVECYGGRGEVYERAQRLHEKMRANLVMAKDRLDFLANICALKKLEVANDCRGGEKSTEESTSDASDSNNKIKYPRIRKNLSVLRSNESLMDPSNNSIKPYINNSHTANTTHGTNTHINKSTMQRPLSPKNNHTRTSEASGRKLTVASKRVPGTISKSQTLPRSMGRSTPTHSCHRTTPIKPLGTPPSMKRQLSVPGNGSPIRRPGTPGGSNSNRGTPSRKVPMLKGVDPKLAQVILDEILEGGTAVQWDDIAGQEVAKQALQEMVILPSLRPELFTGLRTPARGLLLFGPPGNGKTLLARAVATQCNATFFSISAASLTSKYVGEGEKLVRALFAIARELQPSVIFIDEVDSLLSERRDNEHEASRRLKTEFLVEFDGLPCNPDERVLVMAATNRPQELDEAALRRFPKRVYVTLPDLQTRVTLLKRLLGKHSDPLTTEELHKTAILTEGYSGSDLTGLAKDAALGPIRELNPEQVKALDLNLVRNITLQDFLDSLKRIRRSVSPSSLAAFEKWSLEYGDVSL; encoded by the exons ATGTCTTACAGTGATGGCGGGCGCTCAATACGTAAATCCGGATCAAAGTCGCCAAAAAAATTACGAGTTACTAAATTAGAAAACAGTGATaaagcaacaacaacaataagcTACGggaatcatcatcatcaccatcaccatcatcatcgtcatcggcataatttaattgatggaCCACAACCGTCTATACACAAACGTAATCTCTATGTCGTTTCGTTCCCACTTATTCTTGTTTTTAATGTGTTGAGAACTCTGCTTTATCAGCTGTTTGTTGTTTTTAAGTATCTGTACGCATCGACAAACCACTTGATTCGTAGAACTAAAGCAAATAAAGGACAGTGTCAGTTTGAGATTATTGTTAGGCCTGAAACAAACGATTTGTTGGCTGTATCAAGTGATAAAGATAGTTCTGTTATGTCGCAAATAGCAAGAAGACCTGGGCCTGGTCCTGGTGACCCGTTGCTTGCTAAACAAAAACATCATCATCGACGcgcatttgaatttattagcaAGGCTTTGAAAATTGATGAAGAGAATGAag gaCATAAAGAGATGGCAATTGAATTATACAAAAAAGGTATTGGAGAATTAGAGAAGGGAGTTGCTGTCGAATGTTATGGAGGCAGAGGAGAAGTTTACGAGAGAGCACAGAGATTACATGAAAAAATGCGAGCTAATTTGGTAATGGCCAAGGATCGACTTGATTTTTTag cgaatatTTGTGCGCTGAAAAAACTGGAAGTAGCTAATGACTGTCGTGGTGGTGAAAAAAGTACTGAGGAGAGTACTTCTGATGCTTctgatagtaataataaaataaagtatccAAGAATAAGGAAAAATTTATCGGTATTACGGTCAAATGAATCTTTAATGGACCCTAGTAATAATTCCATCAAACCCTACATCAATAATTCTCATACTGCCAATACAACTCACGGTACAAATACACATATTAATAAGTCGACAATGCAAAGACCATTGTCGCCAAAAAATAACCATACTCGTACTTCAGAAg CATCTGGTAGGAAGCTGACTGTTGCGAGTAAACGTGTACCGGGGACAATAAGTAAAAGTCAAACATTACCGCGGAGTATGGGTCGGTCGACACCAACACATTCGTGTCATCGGACGACACCAATAAAGCCTTTGGGGACACCTCCGTCCATGAAACGACAGTTATCAGTGCCTGGAAATGGATCTCCTATAAGACGTCCCGGTACACCTGGAGGTTCAAACAGCAACCGTGGAACTCCATCGAGAAAAGTTCCAATGTTAAAAGGAGTTGATCCTAAATTAGCCCAAGTTATTTTAGATGAAATATTAGAAGGTGGTACTGCAGTACAGTGGGACGATATTGCTGGCCAGGAAGTTGCTAAACAAGCGCTACAAGAAATGGTAATACTGCCGTCTCTTCGACCTGAACTGTTTACAGGTCTGAGAACACCAGCACGAGGTTTGTTGCTATTTGGACCTCCTGGTAATGGAAAGACTTTATTAGCTCGTGCTGTAGCAACTCAATGTAATgctacatttttttcaatatctgcTGCTAGTTTGACGTCGAAGTATGTCGGCGAAGGAGAAAAATTAGTAAGAGCATTATTTGCTATTGCACGAGAGCTCCAACCgtcagttatttttattgatgagGTTGACTCTCTGTTGAGTGAAAGACGTGACAATGAACACGAGGCATCAAGAAGATTAAAAACAGAATTTCTTGTTGAGTTTGATGGGTTACCTTGTAATCCAGATGAACGTGTTCTTGTTATGGCGGCAACTAATCGACCGCAGGAATTAGATGAAGCAGCATTAAGACGATTTCCTAAACGTGTTTATGTTACTTTGCCAGATCTTCAAACCAGAGTAACACTTTTAAAGAGACTTTTGGGTAAACACAGTGATCCATTGACAACTGAAGAGCTTCATAAGACAGCAATTCTTACTGAAGGATATTCTGGAAGTGATTTAACTGGTTTAGCAAAGGATGCTGCTCTTGGACCTATTAGAG aATTAAATCCTGAGCAAGTAAAGGCACTTGATTTAAACCTCGTTCGCAACATCACTCTGCAAGATTTTTTGGATTCATTGAAGAGAATTCGCCGATCCGTATCACCGTCAAGCCTCGCGGCATTTGAAAAGTGGAGTCTCGAGTACGGAGATGTAAGTCTTTGA
- the LOC130676780 gene encoding spastin isoform X2, whose translation MSYSDGGRSIRKSGSKSPKKLRVTKLENSDKATTTISYGNHHHHHHHHHRHRHNLIDGPQPSIHKRNLYVVSFPLILVFNVLRTLLYQLFVVFKYLYASTNHLIRRTKANKGQCQFEIIVRPETNDLLAVSSDKDSSVMSQIARRPGPGPGDPLLAKQKHHHRRAFEFISKALKIDEENEGHKEMAIELYKKGIGELEKGVAVECYGGRGEVYERAQRLHEKMRANLVMAKDRLDFLASGRKLTVASKRVPGTISKSQTLPRSMGRSTPTHSCHRTTPIKPLGTPPSMKRQLSVPGNGSPIRRPGTPGGSNSNRGTPSRKVPMLKGVDPKLAQVILDEILEGGTAVQWDDIAGQEVAKQALQEMVILPSLRPELFTGLRTPARGLLLFGPPGNGKTLLARAVATQCNATFFSISAASLTSKYVGEGEKLVRALFAIARELQPSVIFIDEVDSLLSERRDNEHEASRRLKTEFLVEFDGLPCNPDERVLVMAATNRPQELDEAALRRFPKRVYVTLPDLQTRVTLLKRLLGKHSDPLTTEELHKTAILTEGYSGSDLTGLAKDAALGPIRELNPEQVKALDLNLVRNITLQDFLDSLKRIRRSVSPSSLAAFEKWSLEYGDVSL comes from the exons ATGTCTTACAGTGATGGCGGGCGCTCAATACGTAAATCCGGATCAAAGTCGCCAAAAAAATTACGAGTTACTAAATTAGAAAACAGTGATaaagcaacaacaacaataagcTACGggaatcatcatcatcaccatcaccatcatcatcgtcatcggcataatttaattgatggaCCACAACCGTCTATACACAAACGTAATCTCTATGTCGTTTCGTTCCCACTTATTCTTGTTTTTAATGTGTTGAGAACTCTGCTTTATCAGCTGTTTGTTGTTTTTAAGTATCTGTACGCATCGACAAACCACTTGATTCGTAGAACTAAAGCAAATAAAGGACAGTGTCAGTTTGAGATTATTGTTAGGCCTGAAACAAACGATTTGTTGGCTGTATCAAGTGATAAAGATAGTTCTGTTATGTCGCAAATAGCAAGAAGACCTGGGCCTGGTCCTGGTGACCCGTTGCTTGCTAAACAAAAACATCATCATCGACGcgcatttgaatttattagcaAGGCTTTGAAAATTGATGAAGAGAATGAag gaCATAAAGAGATGGCAATTGAATTATACAAAAAAGGTATTGGAGAATTAGAGAAGGGAGTTGCTGTCGAATGTTATGGAGGCAGAGGAGAAGTTTACGAGAGAGCACAGAGATTACATGAAAAAATGCGAGCTAATTTGGTAATGGCCAAGGATCGACTTGATTTTTTag CATCTGGTAGGAAGCTGACTGTTGCGAGTAAACGTGTACCGGGGACAATAAGTAAAAGTCAAACATTACCGCGGAGTATGGGTCGGTCGACACCAACACATTCGTGTCATCGGACGACACCAATAAAGCCTTTGGGGACACCTCCGTCCATGAAACGACAGTTATCAGTGCCTGGAAATGGATCTCCTATAAGACGTCCCGGTACACCTGGAGGTTCAAACAGCAACCGTGGAACTCCATCGAGAAAAGTTCCAATGTTAAAAGGAGTTGATCCTAAATTAGCCCAAGTTATTTTAGATGAAATATTAGAAGGTGGTACTGCAGTACAGTGGGACGATATTGCTGGCCAGGAAGTTGCTAAACAAGCGCTACAAGAAATGGTAATACTGCCGTCTCTTCGACCTGAACTGTTTACAGGTCTGAGAACACCAGCACGAGGTTTGTTGCTATTTGGACCTCCTGGTAATGGAAAGACTTTATTAGCTCGTGCTGTAGCAACTCAATGTAATgctacatttttttcaatatctgcTGCTAGTTTGACGTCGAAGTATGTCGGCGAAGGAGAAAAATTAGTAAGAGCATTATTTGCTATTGCACGAGAGCTCCAACCgtcagttatttttattgatgagGTTGACTCTCTGTTGAGTGAAAGACGTGACAATGAACACGAGGCATCAAGAAGATTAAAAACAGAATTTCTTGTTGAGTTTGATGGGTTACCTTGTAATCCAGATGAACGTGTTCTTGTTATGGCGGCAACTAATCGACCGCAGGAATTAGATGAAGCAGCATTAAGACGATTTCCTAAACGTGTTTATGTTACTTTGCCAGATCTTCAAACCAGAGTAACACTTTTAAAGAGACTTTTGGGTAAACACAGTGATCCATTGACAACTGAAGAGCTTCATAAGACAGCAATTCTTACTGAAGGATATTCTGGAAGTGATTTAACTGGTTTAGCAAAGGATGCTGCTCTTGGACCTATTAGAG aATTAAATCCTGAGCAAGTAAAGGCACTTGATTTAAACCTCGTTCGCAACATCACTCTGCAAGATTTTTTGGATTCATTGAAGAGAATTCGCCGATCCGTATCACCGTCAAGCCTCGCGGCATTTGAAAAGTGGAGTCTCGAGTACGGAGATGTAAGTCTTTGA